A stretch of the Panicum virgatum strain AP13 chromosome 9N, P.virgatum_v5, whole genome shotgun sequence genome encodes the following:
- the LOC120687821 gene encoding mucin-12-like isoform X9: MDHDDSDFQSQNFQLVGEDSNRFPSGLRPFALPKLDIEDQLQGHLRFDNLIDSEAFFSVQGHESNWIEVLSTGSSVVDFSSSAAESCSKTNNVWSEATSTESVEMLLKSVGEIETTGNMDSNAHLQLSAMDSQIDQSNVHPDSTSSPTDSTVVPTEKDQSQSTHSRMTDGPDHSQSTHSRMAADPSNTDPQLERFAPFLMDKKSEQAAASVAEKCIASEKLSSSINTSGSCPAVGGYFEGVQDDLSLDKLNVPSAEVNSRNLNNEPFTGLAPLQNIYVTDSYHFEQDNKESEVDVAPQDSEVCHFNENKVEGGLTESLGTVNLSSQVSNETLLPESSDGLLEAITNPLKLHRSDGTCNIVNSTLQLSFSPVQHETEGLSSSVDRSNELIINEFGVSSNSAPSHRSEADSRNSNPHLVSSLSPKRKVADATGVPEETMNAGANSTNISCTGDESKLEVLEHNKDSVDNLESGAMEEKTMDKIPVVSGNMEQMVENNHEENASGATDTSKDKVESSDSIAPENSSADAFNASEDPKIPSINHEGSFNECDTPGIEEEPESSHLVLSTSGPHEKMSAPVISSSSGIGITSTTVTDTFGTPADKNGCSIGVSAADSSALPDERDLIVSTMNHEVPSKEGAKSALGDEDNNVISPGSEPGGVMSAVPVDSNTDVYGSTVSVAKKEEYTEQANSLGGSTTAETQDKSGNHPDASSPKCQTDKSLIQGEQHTDPATPPALGISSGNVAEKVVETPQNASNDLNARVQADAVLNHGTDHSPGTVTSQGKVGSSIVEPGNGNGIRTSATCGSPSVISCSEPSPQEGGQGSNALLHHTPLDVQSGDPKDCEANADAAQSSKQCSTRNLESALGSEETNTAGGDRSFSFEVGAPPNASEKAHSPVWSPFPRYTASQSTEMTPENPQPGSSLKSISDVSKETSIAKAGKEQLSERKVAESAGGPSDNSNIGDSTKSSSSPPEKSQQHPTPEPSDLVKFPFTDPQHLQLRAQIFVYGALIQGTPPGEAYMVAAFGESVGGGGKPTWEAAWRAALERFQYQKSLYTGLETPTSSRIGSSVPDKANKSTAVRTAPASKKGGKTVVPAHSTATLHGTFSVPLGSSTFNLQRGTHLDFSQAVSPFTYNSHMRQSSPGVAPWYTQSPGPRPAPWLIPPQNLIFDSSMQAAGPTNETAKGASSKIISISHTVSPVLVPPSSAPSIVSSAAVVNDEKQKAPASSSKKGTASQKPRKRKKASASPEQQSVIASPQLKADVTSSIPATNHTSGFTLSTHSPSNALVSRVVPNTGQLTSIPNYQITGGMDSEQGIIFSEQIRSAIEQSTVQAKGASMHSVEAVRHKEGIWSHLSTISKNKLPREVEEKLTSAAAAAEAAVSVAKAAAEAAKMASEAALQAKMMAEEALSSSTSLKSMHHEAGEVGISSNPPGQSSSTPASSLKSKENSRTPGSILSVARKAARKRVEEASAATKRAENLDAILKAAEFAAEAVFRAGTIIGMGEPLPFTLRELLEAGPDGYWKSESVRNKAGSGNHNPVTETLEVDAPANFSKSGRKRGRKPKYDQALPNSEPSSSGKELLPEGIHSGHGVEDVPTTMALDSNKNSTAPVNIIWNGIEKGSAVEVLSDKGGFGVAWFSAKVVDINENNTFVSYHNHNGTGPHEEQVPLRQDGDKPPQIRLPYPATLSKFKTRKRRRETAGSCLWVIGDHVDAWVNDSWREGVIAQNYEGDETKYVVQFSVGGGGESLVVDAWNLRPSRVWKDGQWTEWSSARERKSKSNKGDSPLEKRQRTDLLQAGGDLSTVGEAGGPSKDKNTNNTKKPEELKQLALSQEEMVFNVGKSVVENKSDALAFKRPGLQKEGSKVVYGVPKHGKKKKFMEVSKHYDVGQSDKISEGNASSRFAKHSMPQLPRPRENTSKVDHNRGRRVAEMRSRIPKPTKSQNVAANSVPDEDSLPKSIPNSGVSERSFTLAESNTSTSNTKKPTVEKNNSALGTGPRTVVPSVSEMQPAYTDPTSKQNVSTNNRAKRKYVPPVGNVNRSTLRTCEKTSSDSGEPQRTSSDSAEPRRSNRRIQPTSRLLEGLQSSLIISKVPGEKVPRSNYKSASSRGRAHG; this comes from the exons ATGGATCATGATGATAGCGATTTTCAGAGCCAAAACTTTCAACTAGTTGGTGAAGACAGTAACAGGTTCCCTTCAGGTTTGCGGCCATTTGCACTCCCAAAACTTGATATCGAGGACCAGCTACAAGGCCATCTTCGATTTGATAATTTGATAGATTCAGAAGCATTTTTCAGCGTGCAAGGGCACGAGAGTAATTGGATTGAGGTTTTGTCTACCGGAAGCAGTGTTGTTGATTTTAGTTCCAGTGCTGCTGAATCGTGCTCGAAAACTAATAATGTCTGGTCAGAGGCAACATCCACAGAATCTGTGGAAATGTTATTGAAATCAGTGGGAGAAATTGAGACAACTGGTAACATGGACAGTAATGCACACCTTCAGTTAAGTGCTATGGACAGCCAAATCGATCAGTCGAACGTGCATCCTGATTCCACTAGCTCTCCAACAGATAGTACTGTAGTGCCAACCGAAAAAGATCAGTCTCAGAGCACTCATTCTAGAATGACTGATGGTCCTGATCATTCTCAGAGTACTCATTCTAGAATGGCTGCTGACCCTTCAAACACCGATCCCCAGCTTGAGCGTTTTGCTCCTTTCTTGATGGACAAGAAATCTGAGCAGGCAGCAGCTTCTGTTGCTGAGAAGTGCATAGCAAGTGAGAAGCTGTCCTCTTCAATTAACACATCAGGAAGCTGCCCAGCTGTTGGCGGCTATTTTGAAGGAGTTCAGGACGACCTTTCTCTGGACAAACTCAATGTACCCTCCGCCGAAGTAAATTCTAGGAACTTGAATAATGAACCTTTCACAGGGTTGGCTCCCCTTCAGAACATATATGTCACTGATTCATATCACTTTGAACAGGATAATAAAGAATCGGAGGTTGATGTTGCACCTCAGGATTCGGAGGTATGCCATTTTAATGAAAATAAAGTTGAAGGAGGACTAACTGAGTCTTTGGGCACTGTGAACTTGTCCAGTCAGGTTAGCAATGAAACTCTATTGCCAGAAAGTTCTGATGGATTGCTAGAGGCCATTACAAATCCACTTAAGCTGCACAGAAGTGATGGTACTTGTAATATAGTCAACAGCACTCTTCAACTATCTTTTTCCCCAGTGCAACATGAAACTGAAGGTCTGAGTAGTTCAGTTGACAGGAGCAATGAACTCATCATCAACGAGTTTGGTGTTAGTTCAAATTCTGCTCCATCTCACCGATCTGAGGCAGACTCACGAAATTCTAATCCTCATCTTGTCAGTTCTCTGTCTCCCAAAAGAAAGGTTGCTGACGCCACTGGTGTTCCTGAAGAAACAATGAATGCTGGAGCCAATAGTACAAATATCAGCTGTACTGGTGATGAATCAAAACTTGAAGTATTGGAGCACAATAAAGATTCTGTTGATAACCTAGAAAGTGGTGCCATGGAAGAAAAGACAATGGATAAAATACCTGTAGTTTCAGGAAATATGGAGCAAATGGTGGAAAATAACCATGAAGAAAATGCTAGTGGTGCTACAGACACATCAAAAGATAAGGTTGAATCTTCTGACAGTATTGCACCCGAAAACTCTTCAGCTGACGCTTTCAATGCTTCAGAGGATCCAAAAATTCCCTCAATAAATCATGAGGGGTCATTCAATGAATGTGATACTCCTGGTATAGAAGAGGAGCCTGAAAGCTCGCATTTGGTCCTTTCTACTTCTGGGCCTCATGAGAAAATGTCAGCACCGGTGATCAGTTCAAGCAGTGGCATTGGCATCACTTCTACCACTGTTACTGACACTTTCGGTACTCCAGCAGATAAAAATGGCTGTTCAATAGGTGTTTCTGCTGCTGATTCTTCTGCTTTACCAGATGAGAGGGATTTGATTGTGTCCACGATGAATCATGAGGTGCCATCCAAGGAAGGTGCTAAATCCGCTTTAGGAGATGAGGACAACAATGTTATTTCTCCTGGCTCTGAACCAGGTGGGGTAATGTCAGCTGTGCCTGTGGACTCAAACACTGATGTTTATGGTAGTACTGTTTCTGTTGCAAAAAAGGAGGAATACACAGAGCAGGCTAATTCTCTGGGTGGTTCAACCACAGCAGAAACTCAGGATAAATCAG GTAACCATCCAGATGCTTCTTCACCAAAATGCCAGACTGATAAATCTTTGATACAAGGTGAGCAACATACAGATCCAGCCACACCACCTGCATTAGGTATCTCAAGTGGCAATGTTGCTGAAAAGGTTGTAGAAACTCCCCAAAATGCAAGCAATGATTTGAATGCACGTGTGCAAG caGATGCAGTATTAAATCATGGTACAGATCATAGTCCTGGTACTGTTACTTCCCAGGGCAAGGTAGGCTCAAGCATAGTGGAACCTGGCAATGGTAATGGAATCCGTACCAGTGCTACATGTGGCTCCCCTTCAGTGATTAGTTGCTCCGAACCCTCTCCCCAGGAAGGTGGACAGGGCAGCAACGCACTACTTCATCATACACCACTAGATGTGCAGTCTGGGGATCCAAAAGATTGTGAAGCCAATGCTGATGCTGCTCAGAGCTCAAAACAATGTTCTACCAGAAATTTAGAATCTGCTCTTGGTTCTGAGGAGACTAATACAGCAGGAGGTGATAGAAGCTTCTCATTCGAGGTGGGAGCTCCACCAAATGCTTCTGAGAAAGCTCATAGCCCTGTTTGGAGCCCGTTCCCTAGATACACAGCTTCTCAGAGTACCGAG ATGACCCCAGAAAATCCTCAACCTGGAAGTTCATTGAAGAGTATCAGTGATGTTAGTAAGGAAACATCTATTGCAAAAGCTGGTAAAGAACAGCTGTCAGAAAGGAAAGTGGCTGAAAGTGCTGGGGGCCCGTCAGACAACTCTAACATTGGTGATAGCACTAAGAGTAGCAGTTCACCGCCAGAGAAGTCACAGCAGCATCCAACCCCTGAGCCTTCTG ATTTGGTGAAGTTTCCATTCACAGATCCACAGCATTTGCAGCTACGTGCACAGATTTTTGTTTATGGAGCTCTTAT TCAAGGAACACCACCAGGAGAGGCTTACATGGTGGCAGCTTTCGGAGAGTCTG TAGGTGGTGGTGGTAAACCTACATGGGAGGCAGCTTGGCGAGCTGCTCTTGAAAGATTTCAGTACCAAAAATCACTTTATACTGGTTTAGAGACCCCTACAAGTTCACGTATAG GTAGTTCCGTGCCTGACAAAGCTAATAAGAGTACAGCAGTTAGAACTGCCCCAGCTAGCAAAAAGGGTGGGAAAACTGTGGTACCAGCACATTCTACTGCAACCCTGCACGGAACTTTTAGTGTGCCTCTTGGTAGTTCTACGTTTAACCTGCAACGAGGTACTCATCTGGACTTTAGCCAGGCAGTATCACCATTTACATATAATTCACACATGAGGCAGTCGTCTCCTGGTGTTGCCCCCTGGTATACTCAGAGCCCTGGACCACGTCCTGCACCCTGGCTGATTCCACCACAAAACTTAATTTTTGATTCATCGATGCAAGCAGCTGGTCCTACAAATGAAACTGCAAAGGGGGCATCATCCAAAATCATATCCATTTCGCATACTGTTTCGCCTGTTTTAGTTCCACCTAGTTCGGCACCTTCTATTGTTTCTTCAGCGGCGGTTGTGAATGATGAAAAACAGAAGGCACCAGCTTCTAGCTCTAAGAAGGGAACAGCATCACAAAagccaagaaaaagaaagaaagcttCAGCAAGTCCAGAACAGCAATCTGTCATTGCCTCCCCTCAGCTCAAAGCAGACGTTACGTCTTCTATTCCTGCCACTAACCACACATCAGGATTCACTTTATCTACCCATTCTCCAAGTAATGCTTTGGTTAGTAGGGTTGTTCCTAACACAGGTCAGCTCACCTCTATACCTAACTACCAGATCACTGGTGGTATGGATAGTGAGCAAGGAATCATCTTTTCGGAACAGATCCGGAGTGCAATAGAACAATCAACTGTACAAGCGAAAGGTGCAAGTATGCACTCAGTGGAGGCAGTTAGGCATAAAGAAGGCATATGGAGCCATCTATCCACAATCTCAAAAAACAAGTTACCTCGTGAAGTTGAAGAGAAGCTTACCtcagctgcagctgctgctgaagCAGCAGTTTCTGTTGCAAAGGCAGCTGCAGAAGCTGCCAAGATGGCATCAGAGGCTGCATTGCAGGCGAAGATGATGGCAGAGGAAGCACTTAGCTCTTCTACATCTCTAAAGTCCATGCATCATGAAGCTGGTGAAGTTGGTATCAGTAGCAATCCACCTGGCCAGTCAAGTTCAACACCAGCATCATCTCTGAAAAGTAAGGAGAACAGTCGTACCCCGGGTTCCATCCTTTCAGTGGCACGGAAGGCTGCTAGAAAGAGGGTTGAAGAGGCATCTGCAGCTACAAAACGTGCAGAAAACTTGGATGCCATACTGAAAGCTGCGGAGTTCGCTGCGGAGGCTGTGTTCAGAGCTGGAACTATTATTGGAATGGGTGAACCACTACCTTTTACTCTAAGGGAGCTTTTAGAAGCTGGCCCGGATGGCTACTGGAAGTCTGAGAGTGTGAGGAATAAAGCTGGAAGTGGTAATCACAATCCAGTAACAGAAACATTGGAGGTAGATGCACCTGCTAATTTCAGTAAATCTGGCAGAAAGCGTGGTCGGAAACCTAAGTATGATCAAGCACTACCAAATTCGGAGCCATCTTCAAGTGGCAAAGAATTGCTGCCAGAAGGAATACACTCAG GACATGGGGTTGAAGATGTTCCCACCACTATGGCACTTGATAGTAACAAAAATAGTACAGCACCAGTAAACATTATCTGGAATGGCATTGAAAAGGGATCTGCTGTTGAG GTCTTATCTGACAAGGGTGGGTTTGGAGTAGCTTGGTTTTCTGCCAAGGTTGTTGATATAAATGAAAATAACACATTTGTCAGCTATCACAACCACAACG GAACTGGTCCTCATGAAGAACAGGTGCCATTGAGACAAGATGGGGATAAACCGCCTCAAATACGTCTTCCTTACCCTGCTACCCTTTCTAAATTCAAAACTAGGAAACGTCGCAGGGAAACAGCAGGGAGTTGTTTATGGGTTATTGGAGATCACGTAGATGCTTGGGTCAATGATAG TTGGCGTGAGGGAGTTATTGCTCAGAATTATGAGGGTGATGAGACAAAGTATGTTGTACAATTTTCAG ttggaggtggtggtgaGTCATTAGTTGTTGATGCTTGGAATCTTCGTCCATCACGTGTTTGGAAAGATGGTCAATGGACAGAGTGGTCCAGCGCAAGAGAAAGGAAATCTAAATCTAATAAG GGTGATTCACCTCTTGAGAAACGCCAAAGGACAGACCTGCTTCAAGCAGGTGGCGATCTATCTACTGTTGGTGAAGCAGGGGGTCCCTCCAAGGATAAGAATACTAACAATACAAAAAAGCCGGAGGAGCTAAAGCAATTGGCTTTGTCTCAGGAGGAAATGGTTTTCAACGTTGGGAAGAGTGTAGTTGAAAATAAATCTGATGCTCTTGCATTCAAACGGCCTGGATTGCAGAAAGAAGGATCAAAGGTTGTCTACGGTGTTCCAAAACatggaaagaagaagaagtttaTGGAAGTAAGCAAACATTATGATGTAGGCCAATCTGACAAGATTTCCGAGGGCAATGCATCTAGCAGATTTGCAAAACATTCAATGCCACAATTGCCAAGACCGCGTGAAAATACCTCCAAAGTTGATCACAATAGAGGAAGGAGAGTAGCTGAGATGAGGTCTAGAATACCTAAACCCACAAAGTCACAGAATGTTGCAGCTAACAGTGTTCCTGATGAGGATTCCTTGCCCAAGTCCATTCCAAATTCTGGTGTTTCTGAAAGGAGTTTTACTTTAGCAGAAAGTAACACAAGCACCTCGAACACCAAGAAGCCCACTGTAGAAAAAAATAATTCTGCGTTGGGCACGGGCCCTAGAACTGTAGTTCCTTCTGTTTCTGAAATGCAACCGGCATATACTGATCCTACTTCCAAGCAGAATGTGTCCACTAACAATCGAGCTAAAAGGAAATATGTTCCTCCTGTGGGTAACGTGAACAGAAGTACGCTTAGAACCTGTGAAAAGACTAGTTCTGATTCTGGTGAGCCCCAAAGGACTAGTTCTGATTCTGCTGAACCCAGACGATCTAACCGGCGAATTCAACCAACTTCGAGG TTACTAGAGGGTTTGCAAAGTTCCCTCATAATCTCCAAAGTTCCTGGGGAGAAGGTTCCAAGGAGCAATTACAAAAGTGCTTCGTCAAGAG GGAGAGCTCATGGCTGA